Part of the Prevotella communis genome is shown below.
TATCCGCAAAGTCGTTCATGTCAGCCATGAATACCGTTGTCTTGATTACATTGGCCATTGTCAGGCCAGCCTCTTCCAGGATGGCCTTCACGTTGGTCAGCGACTGACGGGTCTGTTCCTTGATACCACCCTCAGCAAAACTGCCTGTGGCGGGGTCAATGGGAATCTGACCGGAGGTATAAACGAGGTTTCCCACTCTGATGGCCTGACTGTATGGGCCGATGGCTGCAGGAGCAGCCTTTGTACTGATTACATCTTTCATATGCAAAACTGTTTTTTAGAGTTGTGTTAGTCGTTAATAAAGGACTTTGTCGTCATATCATAATATAAGGCTTCCAACTCCGCCAGCGTCAGCTTCTCCACACTATGTTCGATAATGCGTATCAGCTCATCACGCCGACGTTCATCTGTCTGATTGAATCTGTTCATGTAAGCCATATTGCCTTTTCTTTCAAATATCCTATTCGTAATGTCTGATTCTAACGTCAATGCCGTCATTCCGGAGCAGTGACGGAATGCTGTTCAGGTCTGTCTGTCCGTAGTGATAGGGAAACAGCACCTTGGGCTTGATGATTCCTGCAGCCCTGACCAGTTGCCCTGGTGTCATGGTGTAGGGCTGGTTACACGGCAGGAAGGCAATGTCAATGTCCTTCACAGCCGACAATTCCGGGATATCCTCCGTATCACCGGCGATATAGATTCTCAGGCCGTCGACAGTCAGGATATAGCCGTTATCACGTCCCTTGGGATGGAACTGCGTGCGTCCCTCACTGTAGTTATATGCAGGGACAGCCTCAACAGTGAAGTCATCAGCCAACTGCAACTTATCACCATTCTTCATCACCTCACCAGAGCCATACATTTCGGCACATCGCTGGTTGGTAATGAAACGTGTCTTTCCGTCTGTCAGAATCTTTATGGCATCCTGACTGAAGTGGTCGCCATGCTCATGGGTCACAAAGAGATAGTCAGCCTTGGGCATAGCAGCATAGTCTATCGTCTTGTTACCCAACTTCGTCACAGGATCAATCTCTATCTCCTTGCCATCATACTGGATACGGATGCTGGCATGTGTCAAGGCATGAAACGTCACCGTCTTACCGCTTCTGGTCTTAAACATATCCACCTCGTAGGTGTCGGCCTTTCTTACGTCAAGGATTACCACGTCAGGGTCTGCAGTCAGTTCGGCAAACGCCTTCACATCATAATTGTCAAAATTCTGGCTGCAAGCTGTGTTCAGCCCCAGTACAGCCAACAAGAATGTCAGGACCTTTTTCATATTTCCGTGTGTCGTAGCTTCAAAAATTCAACTTTTGTTAATTGTGAGGGCAAATATACGAATAATATCCTAAAAAGGACTATCTTTGCCCTCACTTTTAATATGTTTTGTGATATAAGATTGTTGAGAGATCATTACTTAATGGTAATCCACACCGCCTCACCACGGTCTTTCGCCTCTACTATTTTCTTCTTCAGGCGATAGAGCCAGATGCGCGAATCGACCACCTGACCTACAAGCTTGTTCTTGCCCACGAGGATGCAGCCCTCAGTGTCGGCGGCAGTGTTACCCGCGTGGATGCGGATGCCACTGAAGTTGGGCACACCCAGCAGAATGGGCAACCATGCCTTGAACTTCGGGCTCCATGAGATAACTACTGCGTAGCGCCCTTCGGGAATGGCCGAGCGACCCTTTACCTTGCGGCCGCCGTGGGCATAGTCGCGCCATGTGGGTTCCAGTGTGTCACAAAAGTACAGGTTCTCCCCTGCCCCTTCAATTTCAAGCCTGCCTATCGTGTAGGTCTTGCGCTTTGCTATTCTTGTCAATACTAATTCCATAATTCTGAAATTTAATGTTTAATGCTTAATCTTTAATGTCCTTAATGTCACGATGTCACTTTGTCATTGTCACTTTTCGCCTTAGACCATCTTTTCGAGTCTGCCTTCACCACCCAGCCGTCGCGGTTCCAGCGCGAGATAATCTTGATGATGGAGTTTCGCGGCACGTTGGCGGGCTTCAGCGCAGCCAAGTCATCTGCCGTAAACGTGGGCGGCAGTTGGTCGAAGATGCTGTTGTTGGCACCATAGCGCTGACACTCCTGCTGGGCATCCACATACTGATTCTGCAGGGCCGCACCAAACACCTTGATTTGCTGGTTCAGACAGTAGTCGGCCATCATCGTGGCAAACTCCACGCAAGCGTTGCTCTCCTTCACGCGTCCCGTCAGCAGATGGAAGATAACCCCACAGCGGAAACCGATGACGGCAGCACGACGACGATAGGTGTCCTTCACGTGGTCTATATCCTTCAAGGCCACTACGCGCTGCTCTTCCACCCATTGGTCTATGGCCTTCCGCAGGCGTGGCGTGTCCACATAGCCGCTATACGAGCGCAACCGGGTGACGGCCTCCTGAATCTTCGACTCGTCCTCCTGGGTGCGACGCCCATAATGAGGCATCTTGGCAAACGAGGTGTCGGGCATCTCGGCCAGCAGGATACGGCTCGAAAGGCCGTTCTCTACGTTGTCTGCCTTGAAGCACTTCCTGACGGCCCCACTGGTGCCCAGCATTGACCAGTTGTACGCCACTTTCACCACGCCCGACTCAGCCTGGTCGCTGTTGTAGTCCTGACCCCATTCCGAGTCTATCGGGTCGAAGGCCAGACGATAGATGTCGTACTTCGACGACCACGAGCCGGCACCGTTGGTCTTGCGCAACGTGTCCAGTTCCTCGCCAAACGAGAAGAGCGTATGACCGTCTGCATTCTTCAGTCGCTTCAGCAGCGTAGAACAGCTCACCGTGACGGGCACCACGCGAATCAGCACCTTCGGGTCGTCCGGAGCCTTCTCGTTGGCCTTGCGGTTCTTCTTGCGCTCCTTCCACTCATCTTCACGCTTACGAGCCAAGGCATCCTCGTCGTCCAACTGGCGTTTCCAGATGTTCACAGCATGTTTGCAGACCGACTTACCGGAGGCCTGCTCGCCGTAGATAATCGACATCATGCCCAACTTCTGCATCTCGCCGTCGCAATAGCGCACCTCCACCTGGTCGGCATAGGCAGCCGCCAACGGCATCAGCGAACAGAGCACTGGCATATGCATCGAAACGGGCACACCTGTCAACGATTCCTTCAGGCCGATGGGCAACGCTTTCACATTGACCTTGACACCAGTCTCTTCCTGAACAGCCTCAGCATCGTCCACCTCGTCAGGACTGATGCCCGTTTCCAGAGCCTTGACAATCTTATCTATCAGCCGCGACCCTTTCGTAGGCTCCTTGCAGGCCGAGTGGATAATGCCGCGCATCTCCTGTGCCGACAGTCCGTATCGAGGCATCACCTCCAGCAACCACTCCTCGTTATCATCGCAGATAGCTCGCAGATTGGCAGCCAACTGATGCAGACGCTTATTACGCTCACCCTCACTGGGTTCGCCGCCAGTTCTGCGCCAGAACTCACCTATAATAGAGGTATAGGAGATGCCTTTGAAGTCGCTAGGGAAAGAAAGAAGACCCTCCCCCTTCCCCTCCAGACTCTCCCCCATCCCCTCTCTG
Proteins encoded:
- a CDS encoding RidA family protein, which codes for MKDVISTKAAPAAIGPYSQAIRVGNLVYTSGQIPIDPATGSFAEGGIKEQTRQSLTNVKAILEEAGLTMANVIKTTVFMADMNDFADMNAVYAEFFAEPYPARSAVAVKTLPKGALVEIEVVAAE
- a CDS encoding MBL fold metallo-hydrolase — its product is MKKVLTFLLAVLGLNTACSQNFDNYDVKAFAELTADPDVVILDVRKADTYEVDMFKTRSGKTVTFHALTHASIRIQYDGKEIEIDPVTKLGNKTIDYAAMPKADYLFVTHEHGDHFSQDAIKILTDGKTRFITNQRCAEMYGSGEVMKNGDKLQLADDFTVEAVPAYNYSEGRTQFHPKGRDNGYILTVDGLRIYIAGDTEDIPELSAVKDIDIAFLPCNQPYTMTPGQLVRAAGIIKPKVLFPYHYGQTDLNSIPSLLRNDGIDVRIRHYE
- a CDS encoding DUF5675 family protein — encoded protein: MELVLTRIAKRKTYTIGRLEIEGAGENLYFCDTLEPTWRDYAHGGRKVKGRSAIPEGRYAVVISWSPKFKAWLPILLGVPNFSGIRIHAGNTAADTEGCILVGKNKLVGQVVDSRIWLYRLKKKIVEAKDRGEAVWITIK